AGTTTCTTCGACGATGTGTTGTTGTTTATCGAGGTGAGTGGAAGGTTTCCTGTAATAGCTGTGTCAcaagatacataatattatctactgtTGTTGTCTCATAATTGcatgtattttatttactgcGAATCATTgcattttgatttattgtgatCCATTGTAAATATTTAGAAACACTACAACaatttttcacttttttataaaatatattctatgcACTTTAAATACATTAATAATTCAAGAAGTTTGGCGTCAATTTATAATTTAGCACAAAGTGCTCTTTGAATATTTTGTTTCAGACCCAAGCTAAACTAGCTTATAAGGAATTAAGAACCGCTCCCGGACTGCGACCAATTGAGCCCCAAGGAGCTATGTATATGATGATAGGCATACAAATGTCTTTATTTCCTGAGTTTAAGGATGAATGCCAGTTTGTGGAAAGCCTCGTGACTGAACAATCTGTGTTCTGCTTGCCAGGACAGGTATTGCTCACTGCTCTTTCTTACGTTTACCTACAGTTAAAAGTCTGACAAATTCATTTTTGTAGAGTTCGCCAGTAGTCGTCCTAGGTCTCCTAGCCTTTGGAAATCAGATAGGTACGGACACAGTAGGTAgtcggtatcaacgacagagacaacgctctacgaaaccgctatctctttctaaaagtcgatgtaacTACAATATTTCCTACCGGGTAGGTACTGTAGTTGAATATTTGAATCTTTATTAATTTGACTATTCTTAACAACAAGAAAAGTgtgaaaaatattgttaatttaGATATTGGGGCATATGATATTATAAGGCATGTAaggtaaataattaatgttCTTTTTGTTATAGTGCTTCGAATATCCTAACTACATGCGAATTGTATTAACCGTACCAGAAGACAAACTAAAGGAGGCATGTCaaaggataaaaatattttgcaaagaCCATGTAATGGGTGAAATaaggaaaaaaattgaaaacaatgATATTGAGAATGAAGTGAAAGTTATATGTGAAGAAATACCCAATGTCGTGTGATTTACTTGTctttaggtacataggtacttaggtactgtgCTTTTTAGTGTAACAATTGATGACTCTCCTGTCCTGTTGACAGGTAGAGCCATCAATAGCTAAAATTACTTAATAGGTATGATGCCAATACCCTATAtgacacaaataaaatattttttaggaaTGATTAAATAAAGGGTCTTTCAAATTTCCTAAATCTACGTCacattagttttaagtttgctaaccattttaaattatcgatttaactaaaaaaaagtacctacctacgtcaaatgtttatgacgacacatctatgtatttcatataagtcccgcaaattgcttttgcgctggaaccatgtctcattaacatcgaaatgacgtcattttgacgtcagccgaaataaaaatatcatcgacataggaggtaataattcttgttgtactacgaagtagtaACTAGTTAGTTACATACAATTTCTTTGAAaaatatcagctcgaaacttcagtctagtgctgacgtcactaaaatggcgaccacgcgcattagcaattagcgggacttatacctacctattttttattatcaagATCATGAATATACCCAATAGAATATTATTACATGATAATACTGTTTCATTTCTAACAATCTAGCATTTGAAGAACCTACTTTTAAATCGGGTACAAATTGTAAATCGGGTTTAGTTTATTCCTCATGTccattattcaatttataaaaactagtagtaggtataaagtcTATCATAAGTAATTTTAATGGTCTATCATagaccataaaaattaaaattacggtTTTGTTAGATAGATGAGCGGGTCTTTTCCGTTTGGCCGGAACGGCCAAGCgagggtacgggcctcgagacatggcctccttacccggATGGGGCGCAGGGCAACTTTGTGCCCTGGTGACTGTTTTTAAGTCGGAATTACACCGACTTGGGCCTGCCAATCTTGGCTTAAGGCCCTAGGGGACTTGTTCTGCGTTTGTTTGTCGCTAGTGCgaacgccgccgcccgcgcgcggAGACGCGGTCAAGtccggtgggtctcgcgtcgtcGTAATCGTCGTCGCTTGGATCATTTGCGTTCTGCGACAATGATGGCGATCGCAGGAGCTCACGAGGTAGTTGACGCCCGGTCGGCGGTCTAGGGATGGGTGGAGCGATGCCGTGGAGGTGCTCGTACGGTCCGTTATCCGCGCGCGCGAACATGCGGTGCTTTTATTTCTGGCCGGTGATGCGCCGCGCGAGTGTGCGGACTGCGGACGTAAGTACTCCTCCAGATAGATAGACCGTCTATGGTCTATCGTCTATCTAACAAAACCGTAGATGTCATGTCGCCTCCTTCTtacccatagattatctactatattactagaGTTCTTACCTCGCTCCACTTGATGCAAAAATGAATAGACCCCCCCtattataccaatgttacccgtttcCACTTTAAAGAAAGCAGAAAGACGTTTCGTTTCGGTCAGctgcacagagtactttgtcaGCTGTCAGTGTAAGAATTTCGTACGCGCATAAAAAAAAGCATAGGAAAAGAAAAAATCTTGGAAGTTGGAAAAGCGCAAAGAAAAGAATTTGTATTAATTTCTATTCACTCATCACTGCATTGCGGttataagttaaaatataattcaaTTATTTCTCTATAAAAACAATTTAAGGCTATAGGAATAGAAAATCTGTGATTTTGTTACAATTACAAGATGTCACAAGTAAAATCtagcaaaaaaattaagtggGCCTTGGATTTCAACCAAAAGTAAGCCGAAAACTGTAATTATGTAAAGTTggttaaataactataaaattagttatttacttactcctaatcattatattttgtattattatttcagGAATAAAACGCAAACATCTGAGCTGCCTTCTCCTCCAGGGTATAGTCAATCCACTAGCGCAAATTATACAGAATCATCAAAAGATACGGACTCCAATCTTCTTTTGATCAAAAAGCTATGGGATGTTGCTCTTGGACCTTTGAAGCAGGTGCCAATGAATCTTTTCATAATGTATATGGCAGGCAATTCTATTTCCATATTTCCAATTATGATGGTGGGAATGCTGATTGTTAGACCAGTGAAGGCTTTGTTTTCAACACAAAGTACATTTAAGATGGTGGAAGGTACTCAAGCAGTGGGACAAAAGTTCGTTTACATTATTGGTaacattgtaaatatattgttaGCTCTATATAAATGCCAGAGCATGGGACTGTTGCCTACTCATTCCAGTGATTGGTTAGCATTTGAGGAGCCAATAACCAGAGTGGAATATATTGGAGGGGGGCTATCTATGTTATAAACACAGTATCTTTTTACAGctacctttatttatttaaaatcattaaacTGTATATTATCTAGTAAATGTTATTTACAGAAAATTAAATTCATTAATAATTTATGCACAGTTGTTTCAGTCCTTGCCTTTCTTGCTTAATTCTTCCATTTTCGTTTTCACATAACATTGAGCTTTTTCAAATAGTGCCTTGGGGTCTTCAACTTTGTcgatctaaaaataaataaatgactaccaataggtaggtacattgatactaacattggcaccgattcctttgtcttactctaaactaaatttagctatctgcatccttttctttttaacaatgctaaaaaaggaacggaacatgactttcacatttaaagacatttaaattttagtgcacaatacaaatttaaacagtaggtttgcgactgcgtgctaaaatcacatCACACacaatttagaaatgtcaaactgcttctgtccttttcatattacaatagtaagaagagggtgcgaatactctaaaattaggttgtgcttagaatcggtgccattggcaccgattctaagcacaacctccATGTCATGTTCCGTtgtagcattagtaaaaagaaaaggatgcagatagaTACTCTAGTTTaaagagagactagagaatctgGGCCATTGTAAAAGCTTGGGCACCTTTCCAAAGAGAAATAATCTTAAATCATCATGAATATTATTAAGCTAAGTTGCGAAGCCatgtgtaaaatataaaaactaaaatatattcttggttcaaattattttaatgtggtactaaaaacaataaaaccaACCATTTCTGATCCTTTTTTTTCTTACTATTCTTGTCACATGTCTCAGATGTTTTCTTGCAAAACCACTCAACTGCAGTCTGCATTTAGAAAAATAGTGACCaaagtataaaaattataacagAAATGTGACAAACACAAAAGAGGCCACAATGGTTAGTTTATTAATTGAACCAGGAATAATTTTATGACTCCAGCTTTCCTAATCACtaaattaatagaaatagaaaaaccaTCACAAACTAGAAATTAATCAAATCTTAATAGCAGTAATGATATCAAAATGACCTCTTTTGTGAGTCCTAGTGTTTGAATTGAAAGggccattctaaataataa
The DNA window shown above is from Maniola hyperantus chromosome 1, iAphHyp1.2, whole genome shotgun sequence and carries:
- the EMC4 gene encoding ER membrane protein complex subunit 4 — protein: MSQVKSSKKIKWALDFNQKNKTQTSELPSPPGYSQSTSANYTESSKDTDSNLLLIKKLWDVALGPLKQVPMNLFIMYMAGNSISIFPIMMVGMLIVRPVKALFSTQSTFKMVEGTQAVGQKFVYIIGNIVNILLALYKCQSMGLLPTHSSDWLAFEEPITRVEYIGGGLSML